The Maridesulfovibrio hydrothermalis AM13 = DSM 14728 DNA window AATGCTGGGAAATTGCGGTTAAAGCGACCCTTCCTTTAGCCAGCATCTGAAAACAGTTTTTATAGTTTGTATTAAGGTGCAGATTTGTAAAACCTTTTTTCGCCAGAAGTTTATAATGAAATGATCCCATAATGAGACATATCTGCTTAACTTTTTTGGCATCTTCCAAAGTTTTAATGCCTGTCGGTCTTTTTTTATTTTCATAAAAATAAATTTTATCTTGCTGAAGCGGTCCGACCCATTTCATTTTATCTTCCCGGTACGGCCTTCTGCCAATATTAAAAAGTCCGTAAGGCTTTTTATTTGCCACAATCAACTTTTCCGCGCGCATGAAAGGGACTACTTTAAATTTTAAAGGATGATTCATTATGATCATCATCTCTCTGATTAATTCTATATTGAAGGATCTTTTTCCAGCGTGCTTTTTCCCTCTTAATTCACCATTTTCGTCTATAAATTTTCTTTCTTCAATACTATGAGTCAGGAAAGTGATACCTGAAGCAAACAGAGTACCGGGCGGAAATATGATCTGCAACATCAGTATTACAAAAGAAAGACTGACAATTTTTATCACTTAAACCCCTGTACCATTAAAAATATTTTTCTCAGACATAACATCTATGTTTAAAAAAATTGAGCATTTACCTGATTGAATACTTTCTGTCCTTATTACAGAAAAG harbors:
- a CDS encoding substrate-binding periplasmic protein, with protein sequence MIKIVSLSFVILMLQIIFPPGTLFASGITFLTHSIEERKFIDENGELRGKKHAGKRSFNIELIREMMIIMNHPLKFKVVPFMRAEKLIVANKKPYGLFNIGRRPYREDKMKWVGPLQQDKIYFYENKKRPTGIKTLEDAKKVKQICLIMGSFHYKLLAKKGFTNLHLNTNYKNCFQMLAKGRVALTAISQHSVKGVLKGAGLPLDSVRNTSVLLDETKGYLVFSNMVSDSLVERWQMALDQLKESGRYDELVEEYLY